The following coding sequences are from one Nicotiana tabacum cultivar K326 chromosome 1, ASM71507v2, whole genome shotgun sequence window:
- the LOC142162964 gene encoding putative mitochondrial protein AtMg00860 encodes MYNLKLNPAKCTFGVPTGKLLGFIVSRQGIELDPSKVKAIQDLPPPKSKKDVRKFLGRLNYISHFIAQSTMICELIFKMLKKDAATSWTEECQKAFDIIKEYLFTPPVLHPDKNFIDHIPVRIHNQPAYCSHVKEEVDGNPWFHDTKNN; translated from the exons ATGTACAATCTGAAATTGAATCCTGCAAAGTGTACCTTTGGAGTCCCTACTGGAAAATTGCTAGGTTTCATCGTCAGTCGCCAAGGGATTGAATTAGACCcttcaaaagtcaaagctatccaagatttgccacctccgaagagCAAGAAAGATGTGAGGAAATTCTTGGGACGTCTCAATTACATCAGTCACTTCATAGCACAATCGACCATGATCTGTGAACTAATTTTCAAaatgctgaagaaggatgctgcaacaagttggactgaagaatgtcaAAAGGCTTTCGACataatcaaggaatacctattcacaccgccagtcttg cacccggataagaatttcatcgaccaTATTCCAGTaagaatccataatcagccagcctATTGCTCTCATGTTAAAGAAGAAGTGGATGGGAACCCGTGGTTTCATGATACAAAGAATAATTAG